A genomic segment from Castor canadensis chromosome 1, mCasCan1.hap1v2, whole genome shotgun sequence encodes:
- the Nmbr gene encoding neuromedin-B receptor yields the protein MKTPADPRGKETMPPNLSLVIQENETGLVAEVWDKEVLAGSDGTTAELVIRCVIPSLYLLIITVGLLGNIMLVKIFITNSAMRNVPNIFISNLAAGDLLLLLTCVPVDASRYFFDEWVFGKVGCKLIPAIQLTSVGVSVFTLTALSADRYRAIVNPMDMQTSGAVLWTCVKAVGIWVVSMLLAVPEAVFSEVARIGTLDNSSFTACIPYPQTDELHPKIHSVLIFLVYFLIPLAIISIYYYHIAKTLIKSAHNLPGEYNEHTKKQMETRKRLAKIVLVFVGCFVFCWFPNHILYMYRSFNYKEIDPSLGHMIVTLVARVLSFCNSCVNPFALYLLSESFRKHFNSQLCCGKKSYQERSTSYLLSSSAVRVTSLKSNAKNLVTNSVLLNGHSLKQELAL from the exons ATGAAAACTCCAGCGGACCCTCGGGGAAAGGAGACCATGCCTCCCAATCTCTCCCTGGTGATCCAGGAGAACGAGACTGGTTTAGTTGCCGAGGTGTGGGACAAGGAGGTCCTGGCTGGCTCCGACGGGACCACAGCGGAGTTGGTGATCCGCTGTGTGATCCCGTCGCTCTACCTGCTCATCATCACGGTGGGTTTGCTGGGCAACATCATGCTGGTGAAGATCTTCATCACCAACAGCGCCATGAGGAACGTTCCCAACATCTTCATCTCTAACCTGGCAGCCGGGGACTTGCTGCTGCTGCTCACCTGCGTCCCGGTGGACGCCTCGCGTTACTTTTTTGATGAGTGGGTGTTCGGCAAGGTGGGCTGCAAACTGATCCCGGCCATCCAGCTCACCTCCGTTGGGGTTTCTGTGTTCACTCTCACTGCCCTCAGCGCTGACAG GTACAGGGCCATCGTAAACCCCATGGACATGCAGACATCAGGGGCGGTGCTGTGGACCTGTGTGAAGGCCGTGGGTATCTGGGTGGTGTCCATGTTGTTGGCTGTTCCAGAAGCTGTATTTTCGGAAGTGGCACGAATTGGCACCTTGGATAATAGCAGCTTTACAGCATGTATACCCTACCCTCAGACAGATGAATTACATCCCAAGATCCATTCGGTGCTGatttttttggtctatttcctcatcCCACTTGctattattagcatttattattatcatattgcAAAGACCTTAATTAAGAGTGCGCATAATCTTCCTGGAGAATACAATGAACATACCAAAAAGCAG ATGGAAACACGTAAACGCCTGGCTAAAATAGTGCTTGTCTTCGTGGGCTGCTTTGTTTTCTGTTGGTTTCCAAATCACATTCTCTACATGTATCGGTCTTTCAATTACAAGGAGATTGACCCATCTCTAGGCCACATGATTGTCACCTTAGTTGCCAGGGTTCTGAGCTTTTGCAATTCTTGTGTCAATCCATTTGCTCTCTATTTACTCAGTGAAAGCTTCAGGAAGCATTTCAACAGCCAGCTTTGTTGTGGGAAGAAGTCCTATCAAGAGAGATCAACCAGCTACCTACTCAGTTCTTCAGCAGTGCGAGTAACATCTCTGAAAAGTAATGCTAAGAACCTGGTAACCAATTCTGTTTTATTAAATGGGCACAGCCTGAAACAGGAATTGGCACTGTGA